The DNA sequence GCTCCTGGGCGCGAACGAATGAGACGATGCGCGCGGTCAACGAGCCGTCGTTGGTCTGGTCGAGGCGCTGCTCGATCAGGTCGCTCGCTTCGTTCACCCGCCCGCGCTCGCCGAGCATGCGGACGCGCCGTCCGATCGCGCGAAACTCCTCGTAGCTGCGGCTCACCGCCTGCTGGTCGGCCAGCATCTGCGTGTGCCCGTGAGCGTCCGGACTGGTCGCGGTCGCGTTCGCCCACTCGGACAGAATCACGCGCGCTTCAGCGTGGAGCTGTTCGAGCTCGTCGTGCGGTTCGCTTCGTACCACCGCGACGTCGACGTACTCCTTGACCTGCGCACTCACGTTGTTCGCGAGTCGCTCCGCCAGCAGTGTGCAGCGCAGATGCGATTCGAGCGCGTCGTACTCGATGCGGGCGCGACGATGCAGGCCGGCCACCAGCGGAATGGCGATCAGCACCGTCAGGATCGCGACGCCGGCCAGCAGCGCGAGCCGTGTTCGCAGCGAGATGCGGCCTACCACGCGCGTCTCTCGAGCGGCGTGGCGGGCGCGAGCGCTGAACCCGCCCGCTCCATGGGCATGGCGTTCTCCGGCCGTGAGGCGTTGGGGGAGGGGCCGAGGGCGACCCCGAACTCGGCGACGTCCGCACAGGTATCGGAAGCCGGGACGAGCCGCTTGAGGCGCGCGATCGGGCGCGATCGGGGGTCGCCACCGGAGGCCACGACCGGGGGACCCTGGGCCTGGCCGCTACTCGTCGAAAACGACCGTGCTTTCCTGGTAGAAGCGCACCCGGCGCTGGATGACCTTTTCCTGCAGCCAGCTCGCCAGCCACTGGTCCTTCTCGGCCAGCGAACGATTCTCATCGGCGAGACGATCGAGCGGCACGTTGAGCCGCAGTGCGCGCCACGGGATCAGGTGGCGCGTGATGCCGGCCGGCAGGCGCGCCCCGTCGGTGGCCAGCTCGAGGATCTCGGCCTTTTCGAACGACGGGAACACCACCAGCGCCGACGCCTCGGGAAAGCGCTTGCGCGCACCTGCGAGCGTGTCGCCGGTGACCCGATGGAAGCGCGCCCGGCCGCGATACAGATCCACCACCGAATTGAGGAGCTCGGTTCGCTCGTGCAGCGAGCCGCCCCCCTGCAGCACCAGCGTCTCGTGGTCGGCGTCGAACAGCGCGATCGCTTCGCGGCGCGCGAGCAGCGCATGAGCGTGCAGCGGAGTTTCCGCGCTCACCGACAGGCCCGGCACCTGGTCGAGCAGCTGACGAATGCGTTCGGCCTCGACGCCGACCAGTGCGTGATGCCAGGTCGAGAGCTCGAGCGATTCGTCGTCGTAGTCGACTACCTGGACTACCAGATGAGGCAGTGCCGCCACGCGCGCCGCGGTGGTGCGATTCGCACCGTCGAGCACCACGAAGCGCGAGCCACCCGCATCGAGCGGTGACACGATCGGTGGATTCTTGAGCACGCCCTGCTCGCGCATGCGCTGGATGAGCGGCTGCGCGCGCTGCTCATCGTGCTTTTCGTGCGGTACCAGCGCGTCGACCGGAACGAACCGCAGCTGCGGCAGCTCGAACTCACCGTGGGGAGTGGGATTCATGGCGGCGCACTCTACCAAAGCACGGCGACGGAGCCGATCCAGGGAGGGGCCCCGGAGCACGCCGCACTGGTCGGCCCGAAACCCGCGCCGGTCGGGCCGCGAGCCGGGGGCTTGCACGACATCGGCCCGCATGGGAAACCTTCCGGCATCCCATGCCGTCATGACGGCACGAGTTCGCACCGCAACGGGGCTGGTGGAGCCCCGTCATGCTCCCCGCCGACATCCCGGGCGACCACCGCCCTTCCTCCAGGAGGCATCCTCGATGTTTCGTCGTCTCATCCTCGCGGCGATCCTGCTCACCGGTTTCTCCGCGATCGCATCCGCGCAGACGCTCGACGAAGTTCTCGACCAGCACTTCAAGGCGATGGGCGGCCTCGACAAGCTGCGCGCCGTCAAGAGCATGAAGGTCACCGGCAAGATGGTGATGGGCGGTGCGATGGAAGCGCCGTTCACGGTGTATCGCGCGCGTCCGAACCATCAGCGCGTCGAATTCACGTTCCAGGGCATGACCGGCATTCAGGCGTTCGACGGCACCAAGGGCCAGGCGTGGATGGTCATGCCGTTCATGGGCAAGAAGGATCCCGAAGTGATGCCGGCCGAAGAGAGCAAGATGATGAGCGAGGAAGCCGACTTCGACGGCGTGCTCGTGGATTGGAAGGACAAGGGTCACAAGGTCGAGTACGCGGGCAAGGAGCAGGTCGAGGGCGCCGACTGCTACAAGCTCAAGGTCACGCTCAAGAGCGGCGAGCCGCGCGTGATCTTCCTCGACTCCGAGTCGGGCCTCGAGGTGAAGCGCGAGGGCAAGCGCACCATCCGTGGTACCGAGATGGAGTTCGAATCGATCAGCGGTGACTACAAGGAGTTCGACGGCCTGGTGTACGCGACGGTCGTGGCGCAGGGCGCCAAGGGCAGCCCGGCCGAGCAGCACCAGAAGATGGTGATGGAGAAGTTCGAAATGAACGCCGCGGTGCCGGACTCGCTGTTCGCGGTGCCGAAGAACGCGGTGGTCGCCAAGGCTCCCGAAGCGGCCAAGACCGCCGAGGCGCCGAAGGCCGCGGACAAGACCGAGAAGAAGGCCGAAAAGAAGTAGTGGAGCCCGGGCCGGCGCCGCGCTCACGCGCGGCGCCGCGCCCGCGGTCGCCGTCCCCGCGGCGAACAGACCGCCGCACCCGGCGACGCCCCGAACACCCGCGCGTCCCGTCACCCCCCACCGAGGTCCCCATGAAAAGATTCGCTCCGCTGGCGGCGGCGCTGGTCGTGCTCGCCGCGTTCGCGTTCGCGTCTCCACCCCGCGCATCGGCGCAGGGCGTGAAGATCGACTCCGAGACCTTTGCCGGGCTCGAGCCGCGCGCAATCGGTCCGGCCGTGATGTCGGGCCGCATCGCGTGCCTCGATGCCGTACAGGAAGAGAAGCTCACGATCTGGGTCGGCGCCGCGAGCGGCGGAGTGTGGAAGTCGATGGACGGCGGCACTTCGTTCAAGCCGGTGTTCGACAAGTACATCCAGTCGATCGGCGACCTACGCATCGATCCGCAGAACTCGAAGACGGTGTGGGTCGGAACCGGCGAGCCGTGGGTGCGCAACAGCACCTCGATCGGCGAAGGCGTGTTCCGCACCACCAACGGCGGCGACGACTGGGAGAAGCTGGGGCTCGAGAAGACCGAGCGCATCGCGAAGATCTGCATCGATCCCAAGAACTCGGACCGCGTGTTCGTCGCCGCACTCGGCGCGCTGTGGGGGCCGAGCGCCGATCGCGGCGTCTATCGCACGCTCGACGGCGGCAAGAGCTGGGAGAAGGTGCTGTTCGTCGACGACAACACCGGCGCGGCCGACCTCGCCATGGATCCCTCGGATCCGAACACGCTCTACGCCTCGATGTGGCAGTTCCGTCGCACCGGCTGGTCGTTCGTTTCGGGCGGCCCCGGGAGCGCCTTCTTCAAGACCACCGACGGCGGCAAGACCTGGACGAAGCTCACGAAGGATCTGCCGGCCGGCACGCTGGGGCGCATCGCGGTCGAGATCTCGCCGGCGATGCCGAACCGCGTGTACGCGGTGGTCGAAGCCAAGGAGAGTGCGCTCTACCGTTCCGACGACAAGGGTGCTTCGTGGACCAAGATGAGCACCAGCTTCAATCTGGTCGGGCGGCCGTTCTACTTCGCGCGCTTCGTGTGCCACCCGACCGATCCGAACAAGGCGTACAAGCCCGGCTTCGGACTTTCGATGACCGAGGACGGTGGAGGCACCTGGGCCGGCATCGCAGGCAGCCCGCACGGTGACCATCACGCCACCTGGATCAACCCCAAGCGCCCCGCGCAGATTCTGGTCGGCACCGACGGCGGACTCTACATTTCCGAAGACAACGGCATGGCGTTCCGATTCGTGGGCCAGCTGCCGCTCGGGCAGTTCTACCACGTGAGTGTCGACTCGCGGTTCCCCTACCACGTGTACGGCGGGCTGCAGGACAACGGCACCTGGACCGGTCCCTCGCACAACAGCAGCGGGATCGGACTGACGCACTGGAAGAACATCGGATTCGGCGACGGATTCGCCGCATTCGTCGAACCTTCCGACGAAGACTACGTCTACAGCGAGATGCAGGGCGGCATCGTGTGGCGCCGCAACCTCACGACCGGCGAGCAGAAGACCATCAAGCCGTTCGAGCGCATCGGCGATCCCAAGCTGCGCTTCAACTGGAACACGCCGCTGCACGTGGGTGAGAAGTCGCGTGCGTTCTATCAGGGCTCGCAGTTCCTCTACCGCACCCGAGATCGTGGCGAGCACTGGGAGCGGCTGGGCGGGGACCTGACCACGAACGATCCGGTCAAGCAGCAGCAGGAATTGTCGGGCGGCGTTTCGGTCGACAACTCGAGCGCCGAGAATCACTGCACGATCTACACCATCTGCGAGTCACCGCTCAATGCGGATCTGATCTGGGTCGGCACCGACGACGGCAACCTTCAGATCACGCGAGACGGTGGCAAGAGCTGGACGAACGTGGCGAAGAACATCACCGGACTGCCCGCGAACTCGTGGGTCTCGTGCGTGGATGCCAGCCGCTTCGCCGAGGGCACCGCCTACGCGACGTTCGATCGTCACACCATGAGCGACATGAAGACGTACGTTTACAAGACCGTCGACTTTGGGAAGACCTGGACCTCGCTCGCAACTCCGGAACTCAAGTGGTTCGCGCACGTGATCAAGCAGGATCGGGTGAATCCGAGCCTGCTGTTCCTCGGCACCGAGTACGGGCTCTACGTGTCGCTCGACGACGGCAAGCAGTGGGGTCAGCTCACGCCCGGGCTGCCGAACGTGCCGGTGCGCGATCTCGCCATTCACCCGCGCGAAGGCGACCTCGTGATCGCGACGCACGGCCGTGCGCTCTACGTGCTCGACGACCTGTCGCCGCTGCGCTCGCTCGATCCCGCGACGCTCGACAAGGACGTGGCGTTCCTGCCCGCGCGCCCGGCGGTGGTGTACATCCCGAACGCCGAACAGCGCTTCGACAGCGAAGAGAACTTCGTGGGGCGTGGCTATCACGAGAGCGCCTCGATCAACTACTACCTCAAGAAGCGGCACATGATCGGCGACCTGAAGGTCGAGGTCTACGACGCTCAGGGCAAGCTCATCCAGTCGATCAACGGTGGCAAGCGGCGCGGCATCAACCGGGTGACCTGGTCGATGCGCATGAAGCCGCCCAAGTCGCCGCCTGCCGCCCAGCTGATCCGCGATCAAGGTGCGTTCATGGGCCCGCGGGTGCCGTTCGGCGACTACTCGGTGAAGCTCATCAAGGGCAAGGAGACGCTCGAGTCGAAGCTCACCCTGGCGGGTGATCCACGTTCCAAATACTCGACCGAGGACCGTGCGATCCAGAATCGCACCGTGATGCAGCTCTACGGCATGCTCGCGGACCTGACCTATCTCACCGAGGTCGTGATCGACGTGCGCAAGCAGGCCGGCGAGCGCCTCGCGAAACTCGGGCCGAAGGATCCGGCGCGCAAGGCGCTGCAGCCGTGGCTCGATCGCGTCGACGCGTTCCGCAACTCGATGTCGGCGACGCGCGAAGGGGCGATCACCGGCGAGGAGCAGCTGCGCGAGAAACTCGGGCTGCTGTATGGAGCCGTAAACTTCCACGATGGTCGCCCGACCGGCGCGCAGATCGACAATCTGAAGCTGATGGAGCAGGAGCT is a window from the Candidatus Eisenbacteria bacterium genome containing:
- a CDS encoding glycosyl hydrolase codes for the protein MKRFAPLAAALVVLAAFAFASPPRASAQGVKIDSETFAGLEPRAIGPAVMSGRIACLDAVQEEKLTIWVGAASGGVWKSMDGGTSFKPVFDKYIQSIGDLRIDPQNSKTVWVGTGEPWVRNSTSIGEGVFRTTNGGDDWEKLGLEKTERIAKICIDPKNSDRVFVAALGALWGPSADRGVYRTLDGGKSWEKVLFVDDNTGAADLAMDPSDPNTLYASMWQFRRTGWSFVSGGPGSAFFKTTDGGKTWTKLTKDLPAGTLGRIAVEISPAMPNRVYAVVEAKESALYRSDDKGASWTKMSTSFNLVGRPFYFARFVCHPTDPNKAYKPGFGLSMTEDGGGTWAGIAGSPHGDHHATWINPKRPAQILVGTDGGLYISEDNGMAFRFVGQLPLGQFYHVSVDSRFPYHVYGGLQDNGTWTGPSHNSSGIGLTHWKNIGFGDGFAAFVEPSDEDYVYSEMQGGIVWRRNLTTGEQKTIKPFERIGDPKLRFNWNTPLHVGEKSRAFYQGSQFLYRTRDRGEHWERLGGDLTTNDPVKQQQELSGGVSVDNSSAENHCTIYTICESPLNADLIWVGTDDGNLQITRDGGKSWTNVAKNITGLPANSWVSCVDASRFAEGTAYATFDRHTMSDMKTYVYKTVDFGKTWTSLATPELKWFAHVIKQDRVNPSLLFLGTEYGLYVSLDDGKQWGQLTPGLPNVPVRDLAIHPREGDLVIATHGRALYVLDDLSPLRSLDPATLDKDVAFLPARPAVVYIPNAEQRFDSEENFVGRGYHESASINYYLKKRHMIGDLKVEVYDAQGKLIQSINGGKRRGINRVTWSMRMKPPKSPPAAQLIRDQGAFMGPRVPFGDYSVKLIKGKETLESKLTLAGDPRSKYSTEDRAIQNRTVMQLYGMLADLTYLTEVVIDVRKQAGERLAKLGPKDPARKALQPWLDRVDAFRNSMSATREGAITGEEQLREKLGLLYGAVNFHDGRPTGAQIDNLKLMEQELAAAQAKQRALTEKELLSVNATLVKSKLEPIAALSREVWEKKD
- a CDS encoding ParB N-terminal domain-containing protein, giving the protein MNPTPHGEFELPQLRFVPVDALVPHEKHDEQRAQPLIQRMREQGVLKNPPIVSPLDAGGSRFVVLDGANRTTAARVAALPHLVVQVVDYDDESLELSTWHHALVGVEAERIRQLLDQVPGLSVSAETPLHAHALLARREAIALFDADHETLVLQGGGSLHERTELLNSVVDLYRGRARFHRVTGDTLAGARKRFPEASALVVFPSFEKAEILELATDGARLPAGITRHLIPWRALRLNVPLDRLADENRSLAEKDQWLASWLQEKVIQRRVRFYQESTVVFDE